The genomic window GactcactcagaaaaaaagagggaaggctgaaattaaaatcagaaatgaaggaggggaGATTACAACAgataacacagaaaataaaaagtgtcatAAGAGAACATTACGAAAAAAtatatggcaacaaattggataacagAGAAGAAACGGATAGATTCTTAGAATCAggaagtgaatcaagaagaaagagagaatctgaacagaccaatcataagcaaagagattgaaagaatAATCAAGAACCTGACCAAAACACAGAAGTCCATGACCAGCcgacttctctggtgaattctaccaaacattcaaagatttaatacctatcattctcaaactcttccaaaaaattgaagaggccAAGATGCCTCCCAACTccttttacaaggccaacattaccctgaacactgaaaacagacaaggacaacacaaaaaaggaaaattaaaggcaatatcactgatgaacatagatgcaaaaatcttcaacaaaatactaacagaTAGAATATTAcaatactttaaaaggatcatacaccatgatcacgtgggatttattccaaggatgcaggaaGGGTTCAAattctgcaaatcaatcaatgtgatacaccacataaaaaggaagaataaaaatcacacgatcatctcaatagacacagagaaaccatttgacaaaatccaatatgtGCTTATGataaaactttcaataaaatgggtatagaagggaagtacctcaacaAAAAGATGGCTATAAAAGACAAATACCTAGTCAACATCATAtgcaatggtgaaaagctgaaatctatccCTTTAAggacaggaacaacacaaggatacccactcttgcaacttttcttcaacataatattggaagttttagccagaacaattatgcaagaaaaagaaataaaagtcattcaaattagaaaggaagaagtaaaattgtcactatttgtcAATGACAtggttctatatatagaaaaccctaaagaatccacacataactattagaaataattaacgaatacagtaaagttgcagagcacaaaataaatgtacaaaaatcagttgcatatcTACACAATAATAAcaaacctgaaaaaaagaaatcaagaatacaatcccatgtacaacggcaacaaaaagaatagtatatctaggaataaatttaacaaaggaagtgaaagacctatccactgaaaactctaagatgttattgaaagaaattgaagaagacataaagaaatggcaaGATGTTCCATGCTCATGGTTTATaagaatgaatatatttaaaatgtccatattacttaaagcaatctacagattcaatgcaatgccaatcaaaatcctaatgacatttttcatggaaataatacaaaagatcctaaaatttatgGGGAACAGCAAAAGgtcctgaacagccaaagcaatcttgagaagaaagaacaacGTTGGAGGTACAGAACTTCCTGAACTCAACATATAGCACAAAGtacagtaatccaaacagcatggtactagcagaaaaacacacacagatcaagggaacaaaactgagaaatcgggggaaaaaatacacatctatggatatctaatctttgacaaaggagaaaagaatatacaatggagagaACACAGTCTTCATatatggtattgggaaaactggatagacATGCAAAAggataaaagtagaccattattttacacaacacacaaaacatttattcaaaatggatgaaggacttgaatgtgagacccgGAACcggaaaactcctagaagaaaatgtgggcAGTACTTtctttgactttggtcttagcAGTAACTTTTTGAAAACCATGTCTCACcaaccaagggaaacaaaagaaaaaataaacaaatgggactacatcaaactaaacagcttctgtactggaaaggaaaccataaacaaaacacaaagacaaccaaccaactgggggaaaattatttgcaaatcatatgtccagcaagtggttaatttacaaaatatatacagaactgatacaatttaacaacaaaaaaagaaacaacctctcctctttcatttatggttttatttctttgagccttctctctttttttcttggtgaatctagctaagggtatgttaatttaatttatcttttcaaagaaccagctcttggtttcattatttttttctattttttttttagtctctatttcatttatttctgctctgatttttattatttccttccttctgctgattttgggctttgtttgttctttttccagtacctttagatgaacttttagattgtttatttgggatttttcttgtttgtcaagGTAGGCCTgatgctataaacttccctcttagaactgtttttgctgtatcccatagatataataatgtacacctgaaatgtatacaatgtaataaaccaatgtgacctcaaagaaataatttttaagaaaaggatgTGGTCCTAAGTCTTAATGACACAACATAGTTTTGTCAAGGAAGAAATACTGAGAATTGTATTTTAATAACATCACTCTGGATGCTTGTAAAGAATGGattgaatggaaaaaaatttatttggtcATTTTGGATCAATTACAAGGCTATTGCCTAGAGCTACCAAGAAATGTTGGTGTCTTGAATTGGGAGAGAATATTTACGATTAATGATCAATGAGTATGTGATTCCCAATTTAGTATGTGCTCCTCAATACTCACAAACAAATCAAATTTAACTTATAATTGTAATTAAGATTACAAGCCTATCAAAGGTAAATTTAACTGCAGTTTTATGTAAAGCACTTGGAAAGAAAAAGCTGTGTGGTATATTACATAGAATCAAGCTGTGTGCTTCCActtttatttattgagttttgaaagttAACTGCATACTTGTGATATTTCCCAGAGCATTAGTTTTGAAGGCTGTTCTTTGTAGTTCTGCTAAAATTGTTCTTCCAATTTTTTGTTCCTTCTGGTATCTTATTTTCAGTCTGGCATCTTGTCACTATACTGTCaaattcaataatttattcttatttttgtctcaTTGATTCAAGAGATTATAATCACATTTTtcccattgttctttttttttaaagattttatttttcctttttctccccaaagccccccggtacatagttgtatatttttagttgtgggtccttgtagttgtggtatgtgggatgccacgttagcatggtttgatgagcggtgccacgtccgcacccaggatctgaacctgtgaaaccctgggccaccaaagcggagtgcacaaacttaaccactcggacacggggccggccccctcattgGTGTTAACATTATTTTAATCATGATTTGTTCATGGTAGCTTATTTAGTGATAGTATAACTTTATGAATGTCATAAACAATCCATACCTATTAAAATTATCTCTAATAGAATTCATCATatacttttttcatatttatctcTTCATTAATAAATGTACATTAAATGCCTATAGAAAAGTATTCAGTGATTTCATATGTCTATTTTGTGGCAGGTCAATAATTGTCATTATGTGTTAAAATAGcattaaatggaaatttaaaatattttattattaatttttcctgaaGCGGTTATGATTCTAACATAAGAAGTGTGTAACTATGTGTTTTATATAATCTAGTCAAATTCTGTTAAAATAGTACTTGAAGGTCATGTTAATTATATAGTGATGAAATCTAAAAGTTCTGTGTAGAACTAACACGTTGGAACCATAATTTTCTCATGACACTaagcattttctgatttctcaGTGTGTAGATAATAGGATTCAGTAAGGGTGTGATAACAGTGTAAAATACAGCAAGGATTTTATTGCCTGCAAAACTACTGAATGGCCAGGCGTAGATAAAAATACAAGGTCCAAAGAACAGAGTGACCACAATGATGTGGGCAGACAATGTGGACAGAGCCTTGGAGAGGCCTTCAGATGATCTCTGTTGTACAGTGGCTAGAATGACAGTGTAGGAGACAAGCAGGAGGATGAAACAGATAAAAGAGAGCAGCCCACTATCAGCAATGACAAATAATTCCAGGGTATATGTTTCAACACAAGCAAGCTTAATTACAAGAGGAAGGTCACAAAATATATTGTCTATGACACTAGGACCACAGAAAGGCAAGTTCACTGTTAATACCATCTGGCTCATGGTATGTATAAAACCAATTATCCATGAAAGTATCACAAACCCACTTAGCAACCTGTGGCTCATGATTCTCCTGTAGTGCAGGGGTTTACATATGGCTATGTatctgtcataggccatggcTATCAAAAGAGTCATCTCAGCACCACCAAAGAAATGCATGAAGAACATCTGGGCCATGCAGCCCCGTATGGAGATGGTCTTGTGTTCAGTGAGCAGGTCTGTGATCATCTTGGGTGTGGTGACGGTGGAGAGACACATGTCCAAAAAGGAGAGGTTTCCAAGGAGGAAGTACATGGGAGAATGAAGGGTGGAACTAAATGTCACCATGACCATGATGAGAATATTTCCCAGCACAGTAGCACCGTAGATCAAGGAGAAtgtcacaaagaagaaaatctgaagttGCCATGGTCCAGAAAATCCTAGTAAAATAAACTCAGTCACTATCGAGTCGTTTTTCAGATCCATTTACTCAACTCAGAAAGTTCTGGGATTTCTTTGTATacgaagagaattaaaaaaataaagccacaatTAGCAccaatgttttttctatttctatatttgATGAATAATAGTTGGTGATACGAGAGCATATAATCTTAAATATGTCAGCACATTATTGTTTATACTTTGAGATTATTTTGTGGGTCATATCACTTTGACACAATATTCTTGTAATTATCCagtaaataaaaagcatttgaagGAGTAGAAGTTTCATTTTCCGTTTCTTTATTCTAACAAATGATACTCTTTTATCAATTGAACTTAACTTTTCACTAATTTGCTCATGTAGAAAAATTAGACAAGTGGTTAAATTAgcgtttattttgcttttcattattataattttctgtACCTGTAACCCTTTGAGATTAAGTGATCACAGTGTATAAGGAATATAAAATTTACAAGATGAGAGAATTGCATTGTCCTATATCTATGAAATAACTTATGAATGTCACTCTATggttctaaaacaaacaaacaaatgtatgCATACACCCCCTCAAAAAATTAGGGGCTACTTTATACATGGAAGAAAGTCTTTgaattccttaaaaataattttgctttttagtttctgtTGTGTAGTATACTGAGAATTTCAGGAAACACGGACTCAGCCTCAGATCTTCTTGAACTTGTTTTCTCAAATCCTTGTATCACCATTGTTCATAGTGAAGAACTTGTGTGTTATGTGTAAATGTACAGATGTGGTGGTTTAGATGTAAATAGTGAAATGAATCAATCTTAACATAAATTTTTCTTCAGTTGTAACGTATCATACTAATTCATCTTTACACGGCTTTTTAGAGATTGTTCACTGGATCTAGAGTGATCAAAAATGACCAATAatggggccggcctagtggcgcagtggttaagttcgcaagtttcactttggtggcccagggctcggggttcggattccaggtgaggacctacacactgcttggcaagccatgctgtggtaggcatcccacatataaagtagaggaagatgggcacagatgttagctcagggccagtcttcctcagcaaaaagaggcagactggtggcacatgttagctcatggctaatcttcctcaaaaaaaaaaaaagattgataatgTTTAAGTAATTACTACACTCTAAGCTCTGTTCTAAGGTTTCATGTATGTTAAGGCATTCAATGCTCATAAAAATCCCATGAGTTAagtagtattattattttcattttgcatataaGGACACTATTCCATAGAAGTAGTTAGTGACTTGTTCATGGTTGCACAGCTAACAAGAATCAAAGCTGGTATTCAAGTCCAGTCAATCTGACATCAGAATCTGAGCTCATATCAATGCATCATATTGCTTCCAAAATTAAGGGAATATATATCTATGGTCAAGTTATTAAGTATTGATTAAATTCATACAGAATATATGAATTTTCTATTCATATGGAACACAGAAGATATGAATCAATAAGTATGTTTGAATCCCTCTGTGTTATAATTAactgcatatttttttcttatgcagAATGAATCAGTGCCCTATATCTAGAGAGTTTACCATCTAGAGAGACataattatcaaataaaatacagcaatgaaacatataagaaaatatttgatttcatACAGAGTGTATGTGACATATAAGAATTTTAAGAGAATGAAGACCAACTCCAAGATACACTTTCCAATTTCAGATACACTTTCAGGCTTGGTTGTTATTATCttcaaaacacttaaaaaataaaaacaatttttatggtcagtaaaaaaaaaaaggacaaggcTTAGAGAATTTGTGAGAATTTATAAGAATTAAGAGCAGTGAATAGGAAGAGTGGTGCATCTATAACAGGGATTGATTAAGTTATGAAGATGTGTAGGAAGCATCTGCTGTCCTTTCTCCAATGACCTAAAAGTctctccctgttttcttttcaacTCAGGCTCTTATTAAAACATCCTCTCACTGTTATCCAAACTTAATGACCTCAACTGCTTTCCTATCttagatatttttaagaaatgtataaTGCTTAGAAATTagggaaaataaagatgaaaatgatgTAGTTCCTGTAGGTCAACCTCCAGGAGTATACAGAGTAGATGCTAAATGATGGATAATGGACCTGGGGGAGCACAGAGAGGACCGCCATCACACCACGCCTTCTTTGAAGGGTTATGTTACGTGATTATCACAAGAGTGAGCAGGAATTTTGTTTTTGAGACTTTTGTGACAGTAATTGCAATAATTAGGTGCACTTTGGAGAAATGATATTGCTAGATAGTTATTAGACAGAATGAATATGCCAACTGTAATTTGGGAACAAAAACCTTTGCTA from Equus asinus isolate D_3611 breed Donkey chromosome 2, EquAss-T2T_v2, whole genome shotgun sequence includes these protein-coding regions:
- the LOC106833424 gene encoding olfactory receptor 4L1-like — protein: MDLKNDSIVTEFILLGFSGPWQLQIFFFVTFSLIYGATVLGNILIMVMVTFSSTLHSPMYFLLGNLSFLDMCLSTVTTPKMITDLLTEHKTISIRGCMAQMFFMHFFGGAEMTLLIAMAYDRYIAICKPLHYRRIMSHRLLSGFVILSWIIGFIHTMSQMVLTVNLPFCGPSVIDNIFCDLPLVIKLACVETYTLELFVIADSGLLSFICFILLLVSYTVILATVQQRSSEGLSKALSTLSAHIIVVTLFFGPCIFIYAWPFSSFAGNKILAVFYTVITPLLNPIIYTLRNQKMLSVMRKLWFQRVSSTQNF